GGATCGGTGACGTCGAGCACCCGCCAACCGCTTACCAGAACCGCCTCGCGACTCTCTCCCCTGATCGGCTCGACACGTGCCGTTCGCGTCATGACTTCCTCCATGGTGGTTGAACCACCTTAACCATGGCAGAGGAAGCCATGCTTGGCGAATGACGGCGTGGCGGGAGACCTGCCCGGAAGGGGCCGCTACGCTTGACCTGACCCGTGCCGCGGTCCATACAGGAAGAGTCACTCGCCCGACAACAGGAGGTCAGGTATGAAGAGGCTGATAGGACTCGCGGCCGCATGGTGGCTGCGCAAACCGGAAAATCGTGAGAGGCTCAAGCGCAAGGGCAAGCAGATGATCGACGGCTTTCGTGGTCGTCAGGCGCGCTCGACGGCAGAGCACCAGCGTCGCCGCCATCCGTGAGTTGCCATGCGTGAGATGCTGGCCCCGGCTGACACCGGGGCCTTGTTCGTATCCATTGACCGACCATGAACAGCGAGGCCGACCGAGACCATGAGCCGCCGCATGATGAGCCCAGCCGCGGCTCGCAATCGCCAGCCGATACTCGATGTCCTGAGCGTGATCCTGCCCGAACGGGCCCGGATCCTGGAGGTGGCCAGCGGCAGCGGGGAGCACGGGGTGCACTTTGCCGCGGCAAGGCCCGGCTGGGAGTGGCAGCCCAGCGACCCCAATCCCGAGGCGCGCGACTCGATTACCGCCTGGCGCGAACACGCCGGCCTCGCCAATCTGCGCGCGCCCTTGCCGCTGGATGTCGGGGGAATCTGGCCGGCCGGTCCCTTCGACGCCGTGGTGGCGATCAACCTCGTGCACATCTCGCCGTGGGAAGTGACCGAAGCGCTGATGGCGCGAGCGGCGCAGCGGTTGCGAGAGGGCGGGGTGCTCTATCTCTACGGACCGTACCGCCGTGACGGTCGCCATACCGCGCCGAGCAACGCCGCCTTCGATGCCGATCTCAAGGCGCGCGACCCGCGCTGGGGAGTACGCGATCTCGAGAGCGTCGTGACCGAGGCCCAGGCGCATGGCTTCATGCTGGAACAAACCATCGAGATGCCGGCCAACAACCTCAGCGTGGTGCTGCGCCTGCATGCCTGAGCGGTGTCACTGCTCCG
This portion of the Billgrantia sulfidoxydans genome encodes:
- a CDS encoding DUF938 domain-containing protein, which codes for MMSPAAARNRQPILDVLSVILPERARILEVASGSGEHGVHFAAARPGWEWQPSDPNPEARDSITAWREHAGLANLRAPLPLDVGGIWPAGPFDAVVAINLVHISPWEVTEALMARAAQRLREGGVLYLYGPYRRDGRHTAPSNAAFDADLKARDPRWGVRDLESVVTEAQAHGFMLEQTIEMPANNLSVVLRLHA